Proteins encoded in a region of the Streptomyces sp. NBC_01471 genome:
- a CDS encoding CU044_2847 family protein: MAAEVQEIVLPGGAVVHARLTTSGAHGDGYEDVGVAEVLQNRVDDLRRVIAGVGGSVLDAARAACPDEATVTFGLEFSVKEGKVISVLAGAEAKTALQVSLTWKLAENNGNGNTGDTNTATAGTAAQQPADE; the protein is encoded by the coding sequence ATGGCGGCCGAGGTACAGGAAATCGTCCTGCCGGGAGGTGCGGTCGTGCACGCCCGGCTGACCACGTCCGGCGCGCACGGCGACGGGTACGAGGACGTCGGCGTCGCGGAGGTGCTGCAGAACCGGGTGGACGATCTCCGGCGGGTGATCGCCGGTGTCGGCGGTTCGGTGCTGGACGCCGCGCGGGCCGCGTGCCCCGACGAGGCCACCGTCACCTTCGGCCTGGAGTTCAGCGTCAAGGAGGGGAAGGTCATCTCGGTCCTCGCCGGGGCGGAGGCGAAGACGGCCCTCCAGGTGTCCCTGACCTGGAAACTCGCCGAGAACAACGGGAACGGGAACACCGGGGACACGAACACCGCGACCGCCGGTACCGCCGCCCAGCAGCCTGCCGATGAATGA
- a CDS encoding DUF6104 family protein — MYFTDRGIEELEKRRGEEEVTFEWLAEQLRTFVDLNPDFEVPVERLATWLARLDDDEDDEDA, encoded by the coding sequence GTGTACTTCACCGACCGCGGCATCGAGGAACTGGAGAAGCGGCGGGGCGAGGAGGAGGTCACCTTCGAGTGGCTCGCCGAGCAGCTGCGTACCTTCGTGGACCTGAACCCGGACTTCGAAGTTCCGGTCGAGCGCCTGGCGACCTGGCTGGCCCGGCTGGACGACGACGAGGACGACGAGGACGCGTAG
- a CDS encoding DUF4097 family beta strand repeat-containing protein, giving the protein MSERSVAEPQKLSFDEPVTALNVRIINGTVNVVGTDDAVLNEQGGARLEISEIEGPPLIVTLENGTLTVAYEDLPWKGFLKWLDRKGWHRKAVVSVAVPASARVEVGVAGAGAVVSGIRGRTEVRGVSGDTALVGLSGSVLAGTVSGNVEAQAVSGDLRFHSVSGDLTVIEGAGSSVRAESVSGDMVVDLDATGRPTDIALSTVSGKVAIRLAQPTDAEVSANTTSGAVSNAFEDLRVSGQWGAKKITGTLGAGTGSLRATTVSGAIALLRRPAQDDIAEKVL; this is encoded by the coding sequence ATGTCCGAGAGGTCAGTGGCGGAGCCGCAGAAGCTCTCCTTCGACGAACCCGTGACGGCGCTGAACGTGCGCATCATCAACGGCACGGTCAATGTCGTGGGCACCGACGACGCCGTGCTGAACGAACAGGGCGGCGCCCGGCTGGAGATCTCCGAGATCGAGGGACCGCCCCTGATCGTGACGCTGGAGAACGGCACGCTGACCGTGGCCTACGAGGACCTGCCCTGGAAGGGCTTCCTGAAGTGGCTCGACCGCAAGGGCTGGCACCGCAAGGCCGTCGTCTCGGTCGCGGTGCCCGCGTCGGCGCGGGTCGAGGTCGGCGTGGCGGGCGCGGGCGCGGTCGTCTCCGGGATCCGGGGACGTACGGAGGTCCGCGGGGTCTCCGGCGACACCGCCCTGGTCGGCCTCTCCGGCAGCGTTCTCGCCGGAACCGTGTCGGGGAACGTCGAGGCGCAGGCCGTCAGCGGCGACCTCCGCTTCCACTCGGTCTCCGGGGACCTCACCGTGATCGAGGGCGCCGGCTCCTCCGTACGGGCGGAATCGGTCAGCGGCGACATGGTCGTCGACCTCGACGCGACCGGCAGGCCGACCGACATCGCCCTCAGCACCGTCTCCGGCAAGGTCGCCATCCGGCTGGCCCAGCCGACGGACGCCGAGGTCAGCGCGAACACCACGAGCGGCGCCGTGTCGAACGCCTTCGAGGATCTGCGGGTCAGTGGCCAGTGGGGTGCCAAGAAGATCACCGGCACCCTCGGCGCGGGCACCGGCAGCCTCCGGGCGACCACCGTGAGCGGGGCCATCGCCCTGCTGCGCAGGCCCGCACAGGACGACATCGCCGAGAAGGTGCTCTGA
- a CDS encoding helix-turn-helix transcriptional regulator → MAPVFAHGRLRLYLLKLLDEAPRHGYEVIRILEERFQGLYAPSAGTVYPRLAKLEAEGLVTHASEGGRKVYSITEAGRAELADRTGELADLEMEIRESVSELAAEIRADVSGSANDLRREIRQAAKEARDTSAGAAGGGRRAGAGSGSGAGRPFPGFPDASEFFDGNRTDKEGWRQAKEDFKRAKQEWKEQARRAKDESRRAHEDAQQARRQAREAQEHAREQLQRVAEQVQDHFARGDWPAGVREGLAEFTRELGRFGRPAEPGAGSAAGAGTRTGTDTGTATGTDDTAGTATGTGTGAGTDTAAATAPGAPVGLDKEGPGSEADPGEADGRPAPEPEWAHEEPSGNPARDLDRLLDRFRDDIRDAARDHGVTDSQLRDARRHLSAAAAHIGAALRNSAA, encoded by the coding sequence ATGGCCCCCGTTTTCGCCCACGGCCGACTGCGGCTCTACCTCCTCAAGCTGCTGGACGAGGCACCGCGCCACGGCTACGAGGTGATCAGGATCCTGGAGGAGCGTTTCCAGGGGCTGTACGCGCCGAGCGCGGGCACCGTGTACCCGCGCCTCGCCAAACTGGAGGCGGAGGGACTCGTCACCCACGCCTCGGAGGGCGGCCGGAAGGTGTACTCGATCACCGAGGCCGGCCGCGCGGAGCTGGCGGACCGCACCGGTGAACTGGCCGACCTGGAAATGGAGATCCGCGAGTCGGTCTCCGAGCTCGCCGCGGAGATCCGGGCCGACGTCAGCGGCTCGGCGAACGACCTGCGGCGCGAGATCCGCCAGGCGGCGAAGGAGGCCCGCGACACCTCGGCAGGCGCGGCGGGCGGCGGCCGGAGGGCGGGTGCGGGCAGCGGTTCGGGTGCGGGGAGGCCGTTCCCCGGATTCCCGGACGCCTCCGAGTTCTTCGACGGGAACCGGACCGACAAGGAGGGCTGGCGCCAGGCCAAGGAGGACTTCAAGCGCGCCAAGCAGGAGTGGAAGGAACAGGCCAGGCGGGCGAAGGACGAGTCGCGCCGCGCCCACGAGGATGCCCAGCAGGCTCGCCGCCAGGCCCGGGAGGCCCAGGAGCACGCCCGCGAGCAGCTGCAGCGGGTCGCCGAGCAGGTTCAGGACCACTTCGCACGCGGCGACTGGCCGGCCGGGGTCCGCGAGGGTCTCGCCGAATTCACCCGGGAGCTGGGCCGCTTCGGGCGGCCGGCGGAGCCGGGGGCGGGCTCGGCGGCGGGGGCGGGAACCCGTACGGGCACGGACACCGGTACGGCCACGGGCACGGACGACACGGCGGGCACGGCCACCGGTACGGGCACAGGCGCCGGCACGGACACCGCCGCCGCCACGGCCCCGGGAGCACCCGTCGGCCTGGACAAGGAGGGCCCGGGCAGCGAGGCGGACCCGGGCGAGGCGGACGGCCGCCCGGCGCCCGAGCCGGAGTGGGCGCACGAGGAGCCGTCCGGCAACCCGGCCCGCGACCTGGACCGGCTGCTCGACCGCTTCCGGGACGACATCCGGGACGCGGCACGCGATCACGGGGTCACGGACAGCCAGCTCCGGGACGCCAGGCGGCATCTGTCGGCGGCGGCAGCCCACATCGGCGCCGCACTGCGCAACTCCGCGGCGTAG
- a CDS encoding Clp protease N-terminal domain-containing protein, with protein sequence MFERFTQGARDVVSGAVGYAARAGEPRITEEHLLMALLDARGRTVSSVFASLGTAGLREQVAGALADARRRGGMSQADTEALAGLGIDVDAIVGRIEEEHGHGALAAGGGPVRALRRSFTPGAKETLRIALRTAVTHRERHLGDEHLLLALIERGGVAADALAACGVSYEDVERVLRGGGQQGDGLPAAV encoded by the coding sequence ATGTTCGAACGCTTCACCCAGGGAGCCAGGGACGTCGTCAGCGGTGCGGTCGGATACGCCGCGCGTGCGGGCGAGCCCCGGATCACCGAGGAGCATCTGCTGATGGCGCTGCTCGACGCGCGCGGCAGGACGGTGTCCTCCGTGTTCGCGTCGCTCGGTACCGCCGGTCTGCGCGAGCAGGTGGCCGGGGCGCTGGCGGACGCCCGGCGCCGGGGCGGGATGTCGCAGGCCGACACGGAGGCGCTGGCGGGTCTCGGTATCGACGTCGACGCGATCGTCGGCCGGATCGAGGAGGAGCACGGCCATGGCGCGCTGGCGGCGGGCGGTGGCCCGGTCAGGGCGCTCCGGCGCTCGTTCACGCCCGGCGCGAAGGAGACGCTGCGGATCGCCCTGCGGACCGCCGTGACCCACCGGGAGCGGCATCTCGGTGACGAACACCTGCTGCTGGCCCTCATCGAGCGCGGCGGGGTGGCCGCGGACGCCCTGGCGGCGTGCGGGGTGTCGTACGAGGACGTGGAACGCGTGCTGCGTGGGGGCGGGCAGCAGGGCGACGGCCTGCCGGCCGCGGTGTGA
- a CDS encoding helix-turn-helix domain-containing protein: MTEATELAARASDSDPRVGLRAVAALRRLLERLESVQVRSARNQGWSWQDIAAELGVSRQAVHKKHGRQ, from the coding sequence ATGACCGAGGCAACGGAACTCGCCGCCCGGGCGAGCGACAGTGACCCGCGAGTCGGGTTGCGGGCGGTGGCCGCGCTGCGGCGGCTGCTCGAACGGCTCGAATCCGTACAGGTGCGCAGCGCCCGCAACCAGGGCTGGTCGTGGCAGGACATCGCCGCGGAGCTCGGGGTCAGCAGACAGGCGGTCCACAAGAAGCACGGGAGGCAGTGA
- a CDS encoding zinc-binding dehydrogenase — protein MFAAYAARIDRDHPLNGLELGERPAPEARPGWTTVDVRAASLNHHDLWSLRGVGLAADKLPMILGCDAAGVDQDGNEVVLHSVIGQSGYGVGPKEGRSILTEKYQGTFAERVTVPEWNVLRKPEELSFEQAACLPTAWLTAYRMLFTNAGVRPGDSVLVQGAGGGVATAAIVLGKAAGLRVYATSRDEAKRERAVRLGAEEAFEPGARLPRRVDAVIETVGAATWSHSVKSLKPGGTLVISGATSGPDPVSAELTRIFFLELKVVGSTMGSKDELEDLLSFCAATGVRPVIDEVLPLDRAREGFEKMASGELFGKIVLTGS, from the coding sequence ATGTTCGCCGCCTACGCAGCCCGCATCGACCGCGACCACCCTCTCAACGGCCTTGAGCTGGGGGAGCGTCCGGCCCCCGAGGCCCGGCCCGGCTGGACGACGGTCGACGTCAGAGCCGCCTCCCTCAACCATCACGACCTCTGGTCGCTGCGCGGTGTGGGGCTCGCCGCCGACAAGCTGCCGATGATCCTCGGCTGCGACGCCGCCGGGGTCGACCAGGACGGCAACGAGGTCGTCCTGCACTCCGTCATCGGGCAGAGCGGGTACGGGGTCGGGCCGAAGGAGGGGCGTTCCATCCTGACGGAGAAGTATCAGGGCACGTTCGCCGAGCGGGTCACCGTCCCCGAGTGGAACGTACTCCGCAAGCCGGAGGAGCTGAGCTTCGAGCAGGCCGCCTGTCTGCCCACCGCCTGGCTGACGGCCTACCGCATGCTCTTCACCAACGCCGGTGTGCGGCCCGGCGACTCCGTACTCGTCCAGGGTGCCGGCGGCGGTGTGGCGACGGCCGCCATCGTGCTGGGGAAGGCGGCGGGTCTGCGGGTGTACGCCACCAGCCGGGACGAGGCCAAGCGCGAACGGGCCGTCCGGCTCGGCGCGGAGGAGGCCTTCGAGCCGGGTGCGCGGCTGCCCCGGCGGGTGGATGCCGTCATCGAGACCGTGGGGGCCGCCACCTGGTCGCACTCCGTCAAGTCGCTCAAGCCGGGCGGGACCCTGGTGATCTCGGGCGCCACCAGCGGACCGGACCCGGTGTCGGCCGAGCTGACCCGGATCTTCTTCCTGGAACTGAAGGTCGTCGGCTCGACGATGGGATCCAAGGACGAGCTGGAGGACCTGCTCTCGTTCTGCGCGGCCACCGGGGTGCGGCCGGTCATCGACGAGGTGCTGCCGCTCGACCGGGCCCGCGAGGGCTTCGAGAAGATGGCGTCGGGCGAACTCTTCGGCAAGATCGTGCTGACCGGGTCCTGA